In a single window of the Mesorhizobium shangrilense genome:
- a CDS encoding adenylate/guanylate cyclase domain-containing protein, with the protein MPGDAFASRWARPLRVHLSVVIVLLLISIALPLIWLSHQQGKREAVSAATQQMKLLSSHAIDRYRTVFGDGYSAVSTTSVLPSMRSKPPADLDAKKAYMLKTLHASPYLDNIYVGYPDGSFVQTVNVATNPRWIKALSAPPETAFALRTIVRDDEGTEATWRFLDGQGGEIGQRATRQVNYNPTQRPWYRAASRARGPASVGPYVSASTNSLSLTLAVPTPQDPGIIAGVDVLLETMSRLLSRQAISENARGYVFDHQGKLLAHSDPAIMQKILDTFSTAPRAGAAFVAEADPVVNDVKTRLPRTAEADGVALNFMSGGVPYLGRASTVDIGGLLTNTIVIAAPLSDFTGSAMALLQRTLWISGLLLVVGVLAALVIARLISRALYALAGDARQIGNLELQERPRSYSWITEINTLESALAAAREAIRTFALYVPRELVRKIVSAGQESAAQATRQEVTVLFTDIRDFTTISEQHSPEEVVGLLSEYFELMNVIVERHEGVIVQYLGDSIYAMWNAPVADPDHVEHGCRCALALKQAIDELNRSHAAAGRPVLITRFGLHTGEAVVGSVGAQSRRQYTGMGDTINVASRLEGMNKQFGTTILVSGAVRARCSGTFNLRSLGLAQAKGRHEQVELFELVDAEEERAGAG; encoded by the coding sequence TGAGCCACCAGCAAGGCAAGCGGGAAGCGGTGAGCGCAGCGACCCAGCAGATGAAGCTGCTCAGCTCGCACGCGATCGATCGCTACCGCACGGTGTTCGGCGACGGCTACTCGGCCGTCTCGACCACCTCGGTCCTCCCGTCGATGCGGTCGAAGCCGCCTGCGGATCTCGACGCCAAGAAGGCCTACATGCTGAAGACGCTGCACGCGTCGCCCTACCTCGACAACATCTATGTCGGCTATCCCGACGGGTCATTCGTGCAGACGGTCAACGTCGCCACCAACCCGCGCTGGATCAAGGCGCTGTCCGCGCCGCCCGAGACGGCCTTCGCGCTGCGCACCATCGTTCGCGACGATGAGGGGACCGAAGCCACGTGGCGCTTCCTGGACGGGCAAGGCGGCGAGATCGGACAGCGCGCCACCCGACAGGTCAACTACAATCCGACGCAGCGGCCGTGGTACCGGGCGGCCAGCCGGGCGCGCGGGCCCGCGTCCGTCGGTCCCTATGTGAGCGCATCGACCAACTCGCTCAGCCTGACGCTCGCAGTGCCGACGCCTCAAGACCCCGGCATCATCGCCGGCGTGGACGTCCTCCTGGAGACCATGAGCCGGCTGCTCTCCCGCCAGGCGATCTCCGAGAACGCCAGGGGCTACGTCTTCGACCATCAGGGAAAGCTGCTCGCCCACTCCGATCCAGCGATCATGCAGAAGATCCTCGACACCTTCTCGACTGCGCCGAGGGCGGGCGCCGCTTTCGTCGCCGAGGCCGATCCTGTCGTCAATGACGTGAAGACCCGGCTTCCCAGGACGGCCGAGGCCGATGGCGTCGCGCTGAACTTCATGAGCGGCGGCGTACCCTATCTCGGCCGGGCCTCGACCGTCGACATCGGCGGGCTGCTCACCAACACCATCGTCATCGCCGCGCCGCTTTCGGATTTCACCGGCTCCGCCATGGCGCTGCTGCAGCGCACCCTCTGGATATCGGGGCTCCTGCTGGTGGTAGGCGTGCTGGCAGCCCTGGTGATTGCCCGCCTCATCAGCCGCGCGCTCTATGCACTGGCTGGCGACGCTCGCCAGATCGGCAACCTCGAACTCCAGGAACGGCCGAGGTCATACTCCTGGATCACGGAGATCAACACGCTCGAATCGGCGCTTGCCGCGGCGCGCGAGGCGATCCGCACGTTTGCGCTCTACGTTCCCCGCGAGTTGGTGCGCAAGATCGTGTCGGCGGGACAGGAAAGCGCCGCTCAGGCGACGCGACAGGAGGTCACCGTCCTCTTCACCGACATCCGCGACTTCACCACGATCTCCGAACAGCACAGCCCCGAGGAAGTGGTCGGCCTGCTGTCGGAGTATTTCGAGCTTATGAACGTCATCGTCGAGCGCCACGAAGGAGTCATCGTCCAGTATCTCGGCGACTCGATTTACGCGATGTGGAACGCGCCAGTGGCGGATCCGGACCACGTCGAGCATGGATGCCGCTGCGCCCTCGCACTCAAGCAGGCGATCGACGAGCTCAACCGCAGCCACGCCGCGGCGGGGCGCCCCGTGTTGATCACCCGCTTCGGCCTGCACACGGGCGAGGCCGTGGTCGGCAGCGTCGGGGCACAATCGCGCCGTCAGTACACCGGGATGGGCGATACGATAAACGTCGCCTCTCGCCTCGAAGGCATGAACAAGCAGTTCGGCACCACGATCTTGGTCAGCGGTGCGGTGCGCGCGCGCTGTTCCGGGACATTCAATCTCAGGTCGCTCGGCCTGGCCCAGGCCAAAGGCAGGCATGAGCAGGTCGAGCTGTTCGAACTGGTGGACGCCGAAGAGGAGCGCGCTGGCGCTGGGTGA